A region from the Triticum aestivum cultivar Chinese Spring chromosome 3D, IWGSC CS RefSeq v2.1, whole genome shotgun sequence genome encodes:
- the LOC123075671 gene encoding germin-like protein 1-4, whose translation MAKLCAVLLAACAALLALGAAPSLAGDPNMLQDVCVADYISLQGPLRVNGYPCKRAENVTADDFFYGGLASAADVYGGGNPMGSVVTAADVERLPGLNTLGVSMSRIDYAPWGGTNPPHSHPRATEILFVAEGTLQVGFVTTAGRHITRGVPKGGVFVFPRGMMHYESSVGEAPAVAISAFDSQLPGTQRLGEAMFGAAPGVPTDVLARALQTDGGVVENIRAKFQPK comes from the exons ATGGCCAAGCTCTGCGCCGTCCTCCTCGCCGCCTGCGCCGCCCTCCTGGCGCTCGGTGCCGCGCCGTCGCTAGCCGGCGACCCCAACATGCTCCAGGACGTCTGCGTCGCCGACTACATATCCCTTCAGGGCC CGCTGAGGGTGAACGGATACCCGTGCAAGCGTGCGGAGAACGTGACGGCCGACGACTTCTTCTATGGTGGGCTGGCGAGCGCGGCCGACGTGTACGGCGGCGGCAATCCGATGGGCTCCGTGGTGACCGCGGCGGACGTGGAGAGGCTCCCGGGGCTGAACACATTGGGCGTCTCCATGTCCCGCATCGACTACGCGCCCTGGGGCGGCACGAACCCGCCTCACTCGCACCCGCGCGCCACCGAGATCCTCTTCGTCGCCGAGGGAACCTTGCAGGTGGGCTTCGTCACGACCGCCGGCAGGCACATCACCCGGGGCGTGCCCAAGGGCGGGGTCTTCGTGTTCCCGCGCGGCATGATGCACTACGAGAGCAGCGTCGGCGAGGCGCCCGCCGTGGCGATCTCAGCGTTCGACAGCCAGCTCCCCGGCACGCAGAGGCTCGGCGAGGCGATGTTCGGGGCGGCGCCGGGGGTACCGACGGACGTGCTGGCCCGGGCGCTGCAGACCGACGGCGGTGTGGTGGAGAACATCAGGGCCAAGTTCCAGCCAAAGTAG